The Ferrimonas balearica DSM 9799 genome includes the window AAGTCAGGCCGTAGTAGAGCCAGTAGCGGCGTCGCAGTATCAGGCGCTTGTGCTGAGGGTGGGGATTGTCAAACCGGGGAAAGCGGGTGATCAGATAGGCCAGCATTGCTAGCCCCGCCAGGCCGGACACCAGATACATGGCGCGATAGTCCCAGCCCAGTCCGGTCATCAGCAGCCAGATGGCGGCATAGGCCAGCAGGGCTCCAGCCGCTTTGACGGACAGTGCCCGGCCCATAAATTCGGCGGTTTTCTCTTTGGGCAACCATTGCAGGGTGAGCGACTGGTTAACGGTTTCGTAGTAGTGGAAGCCGATGGACATCAGCACTGTGGTGGCATACAGCCCGATGGCCGAAGGGAAGAAGCCGGTCAGGGCGACACCGACACAGAGCAGGGCCATCGCCACCAGGGCGAGGGTTTGTTCCCGTATCACCAGCAGGACAAAAACGGCGGTAAAGGCGAGAAAACCGGGCACCTCGCGCAGTGACTGCAACAGACCAATCTGGGCGCCATCAAACTGCGCCACCTCAACCACGAAGTTGTTGAGCAGGGTCTGCCAGGTGGCAAACACCATCGACATGATAAAGGTCAGCCCCAGCAGTAACTGGGCGCGGCGAGGGTCGCTGGTCACATCTGCCTCCTGCATCTGTGGTCACTTGGGGACGGCGGGGTCCGTCCGGAACCGGTCACGCAGCGTAACACGGTACGCCAATCCGACCGAGCACCGCACGCTTCGTTAGCAGCTTCCCATGACAACAATATGATATTGAGGTGACCGTGTTGGGGGCGAGCGGCGCCTTGAGCTAGGGTTACACCATGCTTGTCCGAATTCTGCTCATAACAAGCTGGCTGTGCAGCTGCGCAGCGGCACCCCCAACCGGCGTGGCACCGTCGGATCTCTTTGCTGATGAGGCGTTTCAGCACGCTCAGCCTGTGCCCACTCCGGACTCGATCTTTGCCCTCAGCCCCGAGATGGAGCAGGTGGTGGAGCACCTTCGCCATTCGCCGGACCCGAAATCCGATCTGCTGGCGTTGATCCGGGAAGACGAAGGGATCCGCTACGACAACCGTTTGACCCAAAATGCCGCCACCACCTTTGCCCAGCGCCAAGGCAACTGCATGTCACTGGTGGTGATGACCGCCGCGCT containing:
- a CDS encoding MFS transporter, yielding MQEADVTSDPRRAQLLLGLTFIMSMVFATWQTLLNNFVVEVAQFDGAQIGLLQSLREVPGFLAFTAVFVLLVIREQTLALVAMALLCVGVALTGFFPSAIGLYATTVLMSIGFHYYETVNQSLTLQWLPKEKTAEFMGRALSVKAAGALLAYAAIWLLMTGLGWDYRAMYLVSGLAGLAMLAYLITRFPRFDNPHPQHKRLILRRRYWLYYGLTFLSGARRQIFMVFAGFMMVEKFGYNVAAITGLFLINYLFNLLFAPAIGRFVQRAGERRALTVEYVGLALVFTSYAFVENAAFAGALYVIDHLLFALAIAIKSYLQKIADPKDLAATASVSFTINHIAAVVIPALLGLLWLTAPAAVFLIGTGFALTSLLLCRNIPDHPDADNPVRWAPVRLRARSEQNPT